A single Desulfomonile tiedjei DNA region contains:
- the katG gene encoding catalase/peroxidase HPI — protein sequence MNEDSGCPVTGGANKRATGRGTLNRDWWPNQLNLKILHQNSHMSNPMGEEFNYAEEFKKLDLEALKKDLYALMTDSQDWWPADFGHYGPLFIRMAWHSAGTYRIGDGSGGAGSGTQRFAPLNSWPDNANLDKARRLLWPIKQKYGRKISWADLMILAGNCALESMGFKTFGFGGGREDVWEPDETYWGAEKEWLATSDKPGSRYTGDRDLENPLAAVQMGLIYVNPEGPDGNPDPFMAAKDIREIFARMAMNDEETVALIAGGHAFGKTHGAGDAKHVGPEPEAAGIEEQGLGWKSSFGTGKGGDTITSGLEVIWTTMPTKWSNNFFQNLFGYEWELTKSPAGAHQWKPKNGAGADTVPDAHDPSKRHAPSMLTTDLALRFDPVYEKISRRFYGNPDQLADAFARAWFKLTHRDMGPRPRYLGPEVPAEELIWQDPVPAVDHELINAQDIANLKVKILASGRSISELVSTAWASASTFRGSDKRGGANGARIRLAPQKDWKVNQPAQLTTVLQTLEGIQKEFNSAQSGGKKVSLADLIVLGGCAGVEQAARNAGHNLTVPFTPGRTDASQEQTDVESFAVLEPAADGFRNYLKTKYAVSAEELLVDRAQLLTLTAPEMTVLVGGMRVLNANFGQTRHGVFTKRPETLTNDFFVNLLDMSTAWKATSEDENMFEGRDRATGELKWTGTRVDLIFGSNSQLRALAEVYGCEDSQEKFLHDFVAVWNKVMNLDRFDLA from the coding sequence ATGAATGAAGATAGCGGGTGCCCGGTAACGGGCGGAGCAAACAAACGAGCAACCGGCAGAGGCACGTTGAACCGGGACTGGTGGCCGAACCAGTTGAACCTCAAGATTCTTCATCAGAACTCTCACATGAGCAATCCGATGGGCGAGGAGTTCAACTACGCTGAGGAATTCAAGAAACTCGACCTGGAGGCCCTGAAGAAGGACCTCTATGCGCTGATGACCGACTCGCAGGACTGGTGGCCGGCCGATTTCGGTCACTACGGGCCGTTGTTCATTCGGATGGCGTGGCACAGCGCGGGTACCTACCGCATCGGCGACGGCAGCGGGGGCGCGGGATCCGGCACCCAACGCTTTGCGCCCCTCAACAGCTGGCCCGACAACGCGAACCTCGACAAGGCTCGCCGGCTGCTCTGGCCGATCAAGCAGAAATACGGCCGCAAGATCTCATGGGCCGACCTCATGATCCTCGCCGGCAATTGCGCGCTTGAGTCGATGGGTTTCAAGACCTTCGGCTTCGGCGGCGGGCGCGAGGATGTCTGGGAGCCGGATGAAACCTACTGGGGTGCCGAAAAAGAATGGCTGGCTACGAGCGACAAGCCCGGAAGCCGTTACACCGGCGACCGGGATCTGGAAAACCCCCTGGCGGCCGTGCAGATGGGCCTGATCTACGTCAACCCGGAAGGGCCGGACGGCAACCCGGATCCCTTCATGGCGGCCAAGGATATCCGTGAGATCTTCGCTCGCATGGCGATGAACGACGAGGAGACGGTGGCCCTCATCGCGGGCGGCCACGCGTTCGGCAAGACCCACGGCGCCGGTGATGCGAAACATGTTGGGCCTGAGCCCGAGGCCGCCGGCATCGAGGAGCAGGGCCTTGGCTGGAAGAGCAGCTTCGGCACGGGCAAAGGCGGCGACACGATCACCAGCGGCCTGGAAGTCATCTGGACCACCATGCCCACGAAGTGGAGCAACAACTTCTTCCAGAACCTATTCGGCTACGAATGGGAACTGACGAAGAGCCCGGCCGGTGCGCACCAGTGGAAGCCGAAGAATGGCGCAGGTGCCGATACCGTGCCGGATGCGCACGACCCGTCAAAGCGTCACGCGCCATCCATGCTGACCACGGACCTTGCCTTGAGGTTCGACCCTGTCTACGAAAAGATTTCAAGGCGCTTCTACGGGAACCCGGACCAGTTGGCAGACGCGTTCGCCCGCGCGTGGTTCAAGCTGACGCACCGCGACATGGGCCCGCGGCCACGTTATCTCGGCCCGGAGGTTCCGGCAGAAGAACTCATCTGGCAAGACCCGGTGCCCGCAGTCGATCATGAGCTGATCAACGCGCAGGACATCGCAAACCTCAAGGTCAAGATCCTTGCCTCGGGCCGGTCGATCTCGGAACTGGTCTCGACCGCCTGGGCGTCGGCATCCACGTTCCGTGGTTCCGACAAGCGCGGCGGTGCGAACGGGGCGCGTATTCGTCTTGCACCCCAAAAGGATTGGAAAGTCAACCAGCCTGCCCAACTGACGACTGTGCTGCAGACCCTTGAGGGAATCCAAAAGGAGTTCAACAGCGCGCAGTCAGGAGGGAAGAAGGTGTCGCTCGCCGACTTGATTGTCCTGGGTGGATGCGCAGGGGTCGAGCAAGCTGCCCGGAATGCCGGTCACAACCTGACCGTTCCCTTCACACCGGGACGCACGGATGCGTCGCAGGAGCAAACCGACGTGGAGTCATTCGCCGTGCTCGAACCGGCTGCAGACGGGTTCCGTAACTACCTCAAAACCAAGTACGCCGTATCGGCAGAGGAACTGCTGGTTGATCGTGCGCAACTGCTGACGCTGACCGCTCCTGAGATGACCGTTCTCGTTGGCGGTATGCGCGTCTTGAATGCCAACTTCGGACAGACCCGGCACGGCGTCTTCACCAAGCGGCCAGAGACACTAACTAATGACTTCTTCGTGAATCTGCTCGACATGAGCACGGCGTGGAAGGCAACCTCGGAAGACGAAAACATGTTCGAGGGTCGTGATCGCGCAACGGGCGAACTCAAGTGGACAGGCACCCGTGTCGACCTCATCTTCGGTTCGAACTCCCAGCTCCGGGCCTTGGCGGAAGTCTACGGATGTGAGGATTCTCAGGAGAAGTTCCTGCACGACTTTGTAGCGGTGTGGAACAAGGTGATGAACCTTGACCGCTTCGACCTCGCCTGA
- a CDS encoding FAD-dependent oxidoreductase, producing the protein MSARRVAIAKTNDVREGEMKSFDVGEDKILISKIDGEFYAIGAVCPHYGADLADGVLSGERVVCPWHHAAYNAKTGDLEEPPSLDAVPRYDLEIEGDDLVLLLPEEMVQSRKPDMVKGDPQGDNRTFVIIGAGSAGNAAAQTLREDGFKGRVVMITRENRLPYDRPQLSKEYLEGKSDEDALPLRSKGFYAKYDIEVMLETEVTAVDLANKTLFLAPGDKLQYDSLLLAPGAVPRRLDVPGADLINVFTLRSFEDSTAIVQAAEHASKAVIIGGGFIGIETAYSLSQRNLSVTVVTGESVPFEGIFGKEIGQMFQKMHEENRVEFKLNSRVAKIEGDKTVEAVVLEGGERIQADLVVVGIGVKPATEFLRGIDLLSDGSLKVDEYFRAGADVYAAGDVATFPEHYSGRELRIEHWRTAQQQGRIAAHNMAGKKVPYRSIPFFWTTQGDLYFRYVGHATQWDDIIVHGDVSSRVFIAFYVSNNRVVAAAGNNHEKEMAAIEELMRLGKMPSAEELRNHSVDLVALLKK; encoded by the coding sequence ATGAGCGCGAGGAGAGTTGCCATAGCGAAGACAAATGATGTTCGCGAAGGAGAAATGAAGTCGTTCGATGTCGGGGAAGACAAAATATTGATAAGCAAAATAGATGGTGAATTCTATGCCATTGGAGCGGTGTGCCCTCATTACGGTGCAGATCTGGCCGATGGTGTGCTGAGTGGAGAAAGGGTAGTCTGCCCGTGGCACCATGCGGCTTACAATGCCAAGACCGGTGATTTGGAAGAGCCGCCCTCCCTGGATGCTGTTCCCAGATACGACCTTGAGATCGAAGGAGATGATCTCGTCCTGCTGCTACCGGAAGAAATGGTCCAGAGTCGCAAGCCGGACATGGTCAAGGGTGACCCGCAAGGCGACAACAGGACTTTCGTCATAATCGGCGCGGGTTCAGCCGGCAATGCCGCGGCTCAGACCCTGCGCGAAGACGGGTTCAAGGGCCGCGTGGTCATGATAACCCGTGAGAATCGCCTTCCGTACGATCGCCCCCAATTGAGTAAAGAATATCTTGAGGGCAAGTCGGACGAAGACGCGCTACCACTGCGTTCAAAGGGTTTTTACGCAAAATATGACATCGAGGTCATGCTCGAAACGGAAGTGACGGCAGTTGATTTGGCAAACAAGACCCTATTTCTTGCCCCCGGGGACAAACTGCAATACGATTCCTTACTTCTGGCCCCTGGAGCTGTCCCAAGAAGATTGGATGTGCCCGGCGCGGATTTAATCAATGTTTTCACGCTGAGGAGTTTCGAGGATTCCACGGCAATAGTACAAGCCGCCGAACACGCTTCCAAAGCGGTCATTATCGGTGGAGGCTTTATCGGGATCGAAACCGCTTACAGCCTCAGCCAACGTAACCTTTCGGTCACCGTGGTCACCGGGGAATCCGTGCCATTCGAAGGGATTTTCGGCAAGGAAATCGGACAAATGTTCCAGAAAATGCACGAAGAAAACCGCGTCGAATTCAAACTAAACTCACGGGTGGCCAAGATCGAAGGCGACAAGACAGTGGAAGCGGTTGTGCTCGAGGGCGGTGAGCGCATCCAGGCGGACCTGGTTGTGGTGGGCATCGGGGTCAAACCGGCCACGGAGTTTCTGCGGGGAATAGACCTACTGTCCGACGGCAGCCTGAAGGTCGATGAGTATTTCCGAGCCGGCGCAGACGTTTACGCTGCGGGAGACGTTGCAACATTTCCCGAGCACTATTCAGGGCGGGAACTGCGCATCGAACACTGGCGCACCGCCCAACAACAAGGACGTATTGCCGCTCACAACATGGCGGGCAAGAAGGTCCCTTACAGGAGTATTCCTTTCTTTTGGACCACTCAAGGCGACCTATACTTCCGCTACGTGGGGCATGCGACGCAATGGGACGACATTATTGTTCACGGCGATGTTTCTTCGAGGGTCTTCATCGCGTTTTATGTGAGTAACAACCGCGTGGTCGCAGCGGCCGGAAACAACCATGAAAAGGAAATGGCAGCTATTGAAGAATTGATGCGCCTGGGCAAAATGCCTAGCGCCGAAGAGCTGCGAAACCATTCCGTTGACCTGGTGGCTCTGTTGAAGAAGTAG
- a CDS encoding transcriptional repressor — MAVSPEEVERRIAAFAEACRSAGIRMTHQRMEIYKEVAATEEHPDAETIYTRVRRRIPVISLDTVYRTLTTLEKLGVVSRVYALCDRSRFDAHMAPHHHFLCIECGIIRDFSFADADELRIPKEVQSWGTMKSVHVEVRAACLKCTNRKKGRP, encoded by the coding sequence ATGGCCGTAAGTCCCGAAGAAGTAGAGCGCAGGATCGCTGCCTTTGCCGAGGCCTGCCGATCCGCGGGTATCAGAATGACCCATCAGCGGATGGAGATCTACAAAGAGGTTGCGGCAACAGAGGAGCATCCCGACGCAGAAACCATCTACACTCGGGTGCGCCGAAGAATCCCGGTCATTTCTCTGGACACGGTATACAGAACGCTCACGACCCTGGAAAAGCTCGGGGTTGTATCGAGAGTGTACGCGTTATGTGACCGGTCGCGTTTTGACGCTCACATGGCGCCACACCATCATTTTCTATGCATCGAATGCGGAATAATTCGCGATTTCTCGTTTGCGGATGCCGACGAGTTACGAATCCCCAAGGAGGTTCAATCCTGGGGAACCATGAAGTCTGTTCACGTGGAGGTCAGGGCGGCTTGCCTAAAATGCACGAATCGAAAGAAAGGCCGCCCTTGA
- a CDS encoding cytochrome B6 has product MKRSSTKLLLATLLAACSVVLAAGLLCGQEPKKASSYSPVVMTEPLDAKMARMKTEKPAIMKRQMDLLNSRYDLSERPAKGVTMFRGKPIQEGVRVKLPQGMTWEKLATMTPEEIKEKNVFPDGFFPLPHPNHPEGGMLFPKTHIDEIKKQEARDLTRFDLDFDIPAHFLPETPAAIFLTTRADLGDVSQGKLVTIENYFELFNGILNPKQLEGLRLLVTPFPQQQFNQTDDRRSEKASRGVTCFDCHANGNTNAGTHLVGDIRPQELRHRLDTPALRGVNIQRLFGSQRAMKSVEDFTEFEQRAAYFDGDPVIATKKGVNILERGSQVHFMAEMQNILDFPPAPKLDIYGKLDAKKATESEMRGQEVFFGKAKCAVCHPAPYYTDNLMHNLKAERFYKPRMINGRLASADGPIKTFPLRGIKDTPPYLHDGRLLTLEDTVEFFNIIQQLNLTPQEKKDLVQFMLAL; this is encoded by the coding sequence ATGAAACGCAGTTCGACGAAATTGTTGTTGGCAACTTTGCTGGCCGCATGTTCTGTGGTGCTCGCCGCGGGGCTGCTCTGTGGGCAGGAACCAAAAAAGGCCAGCAGCTATTCGCCGGTGGTAATGACCGAGCCGCTTGATGCCAAAATGGCAAGAATGAAGACGGAAAAGCCTGCCATTATGAAACGCCAAATGGACCTGCTCAACAGCAGGTACGACTTGAGCGAGCGCCCGGCAAAAGGCGTGACCATGTTCAGAGGCAAGCCGATTCAGGAAGGTGTGAGGGTCAAGCTTCCGCAAGGCATGACATGGGAGAAATTGGCCACCATGACTCCCGAAGAAATTAAGGAAAAGAATGTCTTCCCTGACGGCTTCTTTCCTCTACCGCACCCGAACCATCCTGAAGGCGGAATGTTGTTTCCCAAGACCCATATTGATGAAATCAAGAAACAAGAGGCCAGGGACCTTACCCGTTTTGACCTGGACTTCGACATTCCCGCCCATTTTTTGCCCGAGACTCCGGCAGCCATCTTCTTGACTACTCGTGCGGACCTGGGCGACGTGTCTCAGGGCAAGCTCGTCACTATTGAGAACTACTTCGAGTTGTTTAACGGCATTCTGAACCCCAAGCAATTGGAGGGTTTAAGGCTTCTGGTGACGCCGTTTCCGCAACAGCAGTTCAACCAGACAGATGATCGCCGGTCTGAAAAGGCCAGCAGAGGCGTGACATGTTTTGACTGCCATGCAAACGGGAACACTAATGCAGGTACGCATCTGGTGGGAGATATTCGTCCGCAGGAACTTCGTCACAGACTGGATACACCGGCATTGCGCGGAGTCAATATCCAGCGCCTATTCGGTTCGCAACGAGCGATGAAGAGCGTAGAGGATTTCACAGAATTCGAGCAGCGCGCGGCTTATTTCGACGGGGACCCGGTTATTGCCACCAAGAAGGGCGTAAACATTCTGGAACGAGGCAGCCAGGTCCACTTCATGGCTGAGATGCAGAACATTTTGGACTTTCCTCCAGCCCCGAAGCTGGACATTTACGGTAAGCTGGACGCGAAGAAGGCGACTGAATCGGAAATGCGCGGACAGGAAGTATTTTTTGGCAAGGCGAAATGTGCCGTGTGCCACCCGGCGCCTTATTACACCGACAATCTGATGCACAACCTGAAAGCCGAACGCTTCTATAAGCCTCGAATGATAAATGGAAGGCTGGCTTCCGCGGACGGGCCGATCAAAACCTTTCCTCTCAGGGGCATCAAAGATACGCCTCCGTATCTCCATGATGGCAGACTGCTGACTCTGGAGGACACCGTTGAATTTTTCAACATTATTCAACAGCTCAACTTGACGCCACAGGAAAAGAAGGACCTCGTTCAATTCATGCTGGCACTGTGA